The genomic segment CTGCTTCCAAAAGCGGCTGCACCAAATCCCCTTGTAGAAAGCGGACATCTGCACCAAGACGACTTGCATTTTCCCGAGCGATTGCCGTTGCCTCAGGAGACAGGTCCACCGTAGTCACGCGCCATTGCGGTTTTTCTAACGCGAGCGTAATGCAGATGGCTCCGCTCCCTGTGCCGATATCCACCACCGCCAGCTCTTCCCGCTCAGGCCAGAGCTTTGCAGCGGCAGCCATCACTTGCTCCACCAGTATTTCCGTTTCCGGCCTAGGGATCAGCACACCTGGTCGCACCGTAAAAGAACGCCCGTAAAACTCCTGTTCGCCAAACATGTATTGCAATGGCTCGTTATTCGCCCTGCGCATGCACAGTCCGTCCAGCTTCCCCAATGTTTCTGCATCGATAGAATCCGTCATCGCCATTAAAAAGCGCGTCCGATCCCAGTCGAGACAGTGACGAATCATTAGCTCCGCTTCGAACAAAGGATCCTTTGTCCCTTTTTCCCGCAAAAAGGAAGAAGCCCGTAAGAGGGCTTCTCGAATCGTCGTGACATCAGACCAATCAAGCTGAGTGTGCATGGCTTTTCAAAAGCTCCGTTTGTTCATGCAGGATCAGGTTGTCGATCACTTCATCCAATTCGCCTTCCAATACCGATTCCAGTCGGTGCAGGGTCAGACCGATGCGGTGGTCGGTCACGCGGCTTTGTGGATAATTGTACGTGCGGATGCGCTCGCTTCGGTCACCAGTACCCACCAAGCTTTTGCGCGTAGCATCTGCTTCCGCATTTTGTTGTTGCATGTAGAAATCATACAGACGAGCGCGCAATACACGCAGCGCTTTGTCTTTATTGGAATGCTGGGATTTCTCGTCCTGACAAGAAACCATGATACCTGTAGGAATATGCGTTACGCGAACCGCAGACTTGGTCGTGTTAACGCTCTGACCGCCTGCACCACTGGAGCAGAACGT from the Brevibacillus brevis genome contains:
- the prmC gene encoding peptide chain release factor N(5)-glutamine methyltransferase — protein: MHTQLDWSDVTTIREALLRASSFLREKGTKDPLFEAELMIRHCLDWDRTRFLMAMTDSIDAETLGKLDGLCMRRANNEPLQYMFGEQEFYGRSFTVRPGVLIPRPETEILVEQVMAAAAKLWPEREELAVVDIGTGSGAICITLALEKPQWRVTTVDLSPEATAIARENASRLGADVRFLQGDLVQPLLEAGEKVDILVSNPPYIPSRDVEELDDEVRVHEPRLALDGGEDGLDCYRRLCEALPNLLKERAVVAFEVGIYQAGDVAALMRASGVMDEVEIVPDLAGIERVVIGVRR